A genomic segment from Montipora foliosa isolate CH-2021 chromosome 9, ASM3666993v2, whole genome shotgun sequence encodes:
- the LOC137970729 gene encoding uncharacterized protein produces the protein MSQEDVPKLYSAWFCPFAQRAWIALLAKDIKFEYLEINPYNKTPEFLAANPRGLVPVIIHNNKSVYESSVCIEYVDEAFPGEPRLLPADPYERAHARIWGDFLSKKIIPPFYALLMKQSQEEQEEIKTQLTVHLLELTKAMHPEGPFFQGDKFGFVDIMLAPHAARFFILKHYRGFELPVSGEFERFHKWWESTKKVPAVKNTIQDEGRLLDNYKKYAEATSNSQVAQAIRKGGPMP, from the coding sequence ATGTCGCAGGAAGATGTTCCCAAACTTTACAGTGCATGGTTTTGTCCGTTTGCCCAAAGAGCATGGATTGCATTGTTGGCAAAAGACATCAAATTTGAGTACTTAGAAATAAATCCCTACAATAAAACTCCAGAGTTTCTTGCTGCCAATCCTCGTGGACTGGTCCCTGTTATTATCCATAACAACAAGTCAGTTTATGAAAGTTCAGTGTGCATTGAATATGTTGACGAGGCATTTCCTGGAGAGCCAAGATTGCTTCCAGCAGATCCTTATGAAAGGGCTCATGCAAGGATTTGGGGGGATTTCCTCAGTAAGAAAATCATTCCTCCTTTTTATGCACTTCTTATGAAACAAAGCCAGGAAGAGCAAGAAGAAATCAAAACTCAGTTAACAGTTCACCTGTTAGAGTTGACGAAGGCCATGCATCCTGAGGGGCCAttttttcaaggtgacaagtTTGGTTTCGTTGACATCATGCTGGCACCACATGCAGCAAGGTTCTTTATATTAAAACACTATAGAGGCTTTGAATTGCCAGTAAGTGGTGAGTTTGAGCGATTTCACAAGTGGTGGGAATCTACAAAAAAGGTTCCTGCTGTGAAAAACACAATTCAAGACGAGGGAAGGTTATTGGACAACTACAAGAAATATGCAGAAGCTACAAGTAATTCTCAAGTGGCTCAAGCGATACGAAAGGGTGGACCAATGCCATAA
- the LOC137971126 gene encoding bifunctional apoptosis regulator-like: MDNREEEGISQQDFQCSCCFELMVEPTTLNCGHSFCRFCLAQWWNASKHSTCPDCREPWAGFPKVNIVLRKTIKSLFPQEAAERQCTQESSPGYKCIVSKFESLNINHPRRNNSNASQAQQRQRVDFSLSKLVFIVLSVIGIIMFTYQVLNLLTRPKDILVKKSVLQWTALDVAVWVRSLGNWCQGYDERFKESEIDGKNLLSLSESDLEKILNINTSFHRRTLIKEIDSLRNLGVKSPTDFWEYKAAHPTRAIFLLWGLREFPRLTVVYMFFFYHQEVFQPLLYYTSEMVDIEEDFIKVTLPSEEYLRFSLRLLLVPYYLIARFTMKCIYRNYWVGLIILIYCALMTLVEVSSLKWLLLTGGWRQLPTLCSSIAATAFMNGFLQLLIWQVLPVFVCDIAFYWMLLTAPFTAWNSFKTRLTESRAGTV; encoded by the exons ATGGACAACAGAGAAGAGGAGGGTATCTCACAGCAAGATTTCCAGTGTAGTTGTTGTTTTGAGCTTATGGTGGAACCCACCACTCTCAACTGTGGACATAGCTTTTGCCGCTTTTGCCTGGCACAGTGGTGGAATGCATCAAAACATTCAACTTGTCCAGACTGTAGGGAACCATGGGCAGGGTTTCCAAAAGTTAACATTGTTCTTAG AAAGACCATAAAAAGCCTCTTTCCACAAGAAGCAGCAGAACGACAGTGCACCCAAGAATCCTCACCAGGTTACAAATGTATAGTTTCCAAGTTTGAATCACTGAACATCAACCATCCCAGGCGTAATAACTCAAATGCGTCTCAAGCTCAACAGCGTCAGCGTGTGGATTTCAGTCTCTCAAAGTTAGTTTTTATTGTGCTGTCTGTTATTGGAATTATCATG TTCACATACCAAGTGCTAAATCTGTTGACGAGACCAAAGGACATTCTTGTCAAAAAGTCTGTGTTACAGTGGACTGCATTAGATGTTGCCGTGTGGGTCAGAAGCTTAGGTAACTGGTGCCAGGGATATGATGAACGTTTCAAAGAAAGTGAAATTGATGGAAAAAATTTGCTGTCACTCTCAGAATCCGACTTGGAGAAGATTCTTAATATTAACACCTCATTCCATAGACGAACACTTATCAAAGAAATTGATTCTTTGAGAAATCTGGGCGTTAAATCTCCGACAGATTTCTGGGAATATAAG gCTGCTCATCCCACCCgtgcaattttccttttgtgggGGTTGCGTGAATTTCCACGCTTGACAGTTGTGTACATGTTCTTCTTCTATCACCAAGAAGTGTTTCAACCTCTTTTGTACTACACAAGTGAAATGGTTGACATCGAAGAAGATTTTATTAAG GTCACCCTTCCTTCAGAGGAGTATTTACGGTTTTCTTTACGTCTTCTTCTGGTTCCTTATTACCTGATTGCCAGGTTTACAATGAAGTGCATTTATCGGAATTATTGGGTTGGTCTGATTATTCTAATTTACTGTGCCCTTATGACATTGGTGGAGGTCTCCAGTCTAAAGTGGCTTCTGCTTACAGGAGGATGGAG GCAATTACCAACACTTTGCAGCAGCATAGCAGCTACAGCATTCATGAATGGATTTCTTCAGCTTCTCATATGGCAAGTTCTCCCAGTGTTTGTGTGTGACATTGCATTTTACTGGATGTTGTTGACGGCTCCATTTACTGCATGGAACTCCTTCAAGACCCGTTTAACTGAAAGTAGGGCTGGAACAGTCTGA
- the LOC137970728 gene encoding protein N-terminal asparagine amidohydrolase-like — protein MPLVVNGKPATSRFISFEDFSKKHPHFKDLADAFCKKPIQTIGEGVLYVMQREYASVTPEDGNVTLMGSDDATTCHIVVLRNTASGVTSLGHFDGHDTSNGIKNMIESVTCGSRIGSGKIELNLFGGFLDDRRTSEKLTTSILEIIQNQEVPIHLMSACITGFNDTIDEGLHKPRVYGVGVTIQDGNIFPATFQHKGPDEYIRHARSFSGCRMTEVYSSHYKEFRILPYEYVQDMTGHIPFFLAAPDEVILQYLSTSPHCEPPDFVANTKAALHHILSNPKPLKTVFPGGNCRVYKYQVGTDVWARV, from the coding sequence ATGCCTTTGGTAGTGAATGGCAAACCCGCAACCTCACGATTCATTTCATTCGAGGATTTTTCTAAGAAACATCCTCATTTTAAAGATCTTGCCGATGCATTTTGCAAGAAGCCCATCCAGACAATTGGGGAGGGCGTGTTGTATGTTATGCAAAGAGAATATGCCAGTGTTACACCGGAAGATGGCAACGTGACCCTGATGGGATCTGATGATGCGACAACGTGTCACATTGTAGTACTTCGAAACACGGCATCAGGGGTTACTAGCTTGGGACACTTTGATGGCCATGATACATCAAATGGGATTAAAAACATGATAGAATCTGTGACGTGTGGTTCCCGAATAGGCAGTGGTAAGATAGAGCTCAACCTGTTTGGAGGATTCCTGGATGACCGGCGAACCTCTGAGAAGCTTACAACCTCTATCCTAGAAATCATACAAAACCAAGAAGTGCCTATTCATTTGATGTCAGCTTGTATAACAGGTTTTAATGACACCATTGATGAAGGTTTGCACAAGCCTCGTGTTTATGGCGTGGGCGTCACAATCCAGGATGGCAACATATTTCCAGCAACATTTCAACACAAAGGCCCAGATGAATACATAAGGCATGCTAGAAGCTTTTCAGGTTGCAGAATGACAGAAGTTTACAGCTCTCATTACAAGGAATTCCGAATACTTCCTTATGAATATGTGCAGGACATGACAGGCCACATTCCATTTTTCCTTGCTGCTCCTGATGAAGTTATTCTGCAGTATCTTTCAACATCACCACACTGTGAACCACCAGACTTTGTGGCAAACACCAAAGCAGCTTTACATCACATTTTGAGTAACCCAAAGCCTTTGAAAACAGTGTTTCCAGGAGGGAACTGTAGGGTTTACAAATACCAAGTTGGCACTGATGTTTGGGCAAGGGTGTAG
- the LOC137971127 gene encoding uncharacterized protein produces MFGNNFFLKTTANRFLSQRTNCLLLVLRFSCKEMFDVAKRLEQANQAANPKEHLEEEHVKAGRNAEVSFAALLQEKSGLDSSSVFCCLRIPDRYQARKREIDVVVVNSGGIFCIEVKCWSGSVACSDDKSKWIQTKTRQVSTNSFTTSHIEHENTLTETQTKARLLRDHLSRQEIYVPQNFFHSNVVFTNTNVKLDGTISNDPAVVPPKDNNKFVRSFSRGYLASFQEAIVPSWISGKLSYTQLNQIRTALASTGTWDIVHLNGGKQLYGDFKECAGISIDRQKCETILFSHQRSKTVGMTWALLGYSPQVNVSLVERGGTGWLWNTYHASLKLPYNTDLVFRICGEEVDSKIPVNDIERISISI; encoded by the coding sequence atgtttggaaataatttttttttaaaaacaactgcTAACAGATTCCTTTCACAGAGAACTAACTGTCTTTTATTGGTGCTGCGATTTTCCTGTAAGGAGATGTTCGATGTGGCTAAGCGCCTAGAGCAGGCCAACCAGGCAGCAAACCCTAAGGAACATCTTGAAGAGGAGCACGTGAAAGCTGGACGAAACGCCGAAGTATCGTTTGCGGCGTTATTACAGGAGAAGAGCGGACTTGACAGTTCGTCCGTGTTTTGTTGCCTGCGGATTCCTGACAGATATCaagcaagaaaaagagaaatcGATGTAGTCGTAGTGAATTCCGGTGGGATTTTTTGTATCGAAGTGAAATGTTGGAGCGGGTCAGTGGCGTGTAGTGATGACAAATCAAAATGGATTCAAACGAAAACTCGACAAGTCTCGACCAACTCTTTTACAACCAGCCACATTGAACATGAAAATACTCTAACTGAAACCCAAACTAAAGCTCGTTTATTGCGAGATCATCTTAGCAGACAAGAAATTTATGTTCCTCAGAATTTCTTTCACAGCAATGTTGTATTTACTAACACAAACGTTAAGCTGGATGGCACGATTTCAAATGATCCCGCGGTAGTCCCACCGAAGGACAATAACAAATTCGTTCGAAGCTTTAGTCGCGGGTACTTGGCGAGTTTTCAAGAAGCAATTGTGCCTTCGTGGATTTCGGGAAAGCTCTCCTATACACAGTTGAACCAAATCAGAACTGCACTTGCTTCCACTGGGACATGGGATATTGTACATTTGAACGGCGGAAAGCAGTTGTACGGCGATTTCAAAGAATGCGCTGGGATTTCAATCGACCGCCAGAAGTGCGAGACGATTTTGTTTTCACATCAAAGAAGTAAAACCGTGGGAATGACGTGGGCATTGCTTGGCTATAGTCCTCAGGTGAATGTTTCGCTAGTTGAACGAGGAGGGACAGGCTGGTTGTGGAATACATACCACGCTTCTTTAAAACTGCCGTACAATACAGATCTTGTCTTTCGCATTTGCGGGGAAGAAGTGGACTCCAAGATACCAGTCAACGATATTGAACGTATATCAATCAGCATCTGA
- the LOC137971130 gene encoding uncharacterized protein, with amino-acid sequence MAASKPKLYCAWFCPFAHRAWISMLTKGVEFEYIEQDPYNKSVEWLAINPRGLIPVILHNGKSIYESNVCIEYIDEAWPSGPKLLPKDPYDRAKARIWGDFVAKKLVPPYYQFLLKQSQAEQDDARNQLLANLLEFTQAMDPEGPFFLGKELGYVDIMYAPWSYRSYILKHYRDFEVPQTEDYRRFHVWATAVNSHPSIKAVEQDKERVLAFSKPYAEGNAKSELADAIRKKTTIP; translated from the coding sequence ATGGCAGCAAGTAAACCTAAGCTGTACTGTGCCTGGTTCTGCCCATTTGCACACAGGGCATGGATATCCATGTTGACGAAGGGAGTGGAATTTGAATACATAGAACAGGATCCTTACAACAAATCCGTAGAGTGGCTTGCCATCAATCCTCGTGGTTTGATCCCTGTAATTTTGCACAATGGCAAATCTATCTACGAGAGTAATGTTTGTATTGAGTACATAGATGAAGCCTGGCCAAGCGGACCAAAATTGCTACCCAAAGATCCTTATGACAGGGCAAAAGCGCGTATTTGGGGGGATTTTGTTGCCAAGAAACTTGTTCCTCCATATTATCAATTCCTCTTGAAGCAGTCTCAAGCAGAGCAAGATGATGCAAGAAATCAGTTGTTAGCCAACCTCCTTGAATTCACACAAGCTATGGATCCAGAGGGTCCATTCTTTCTTGGAAAGGAGTTAGGTTATGTTGATATCATGTATGCTCCTTGGTCCTATAGGAGTTACATCCTGAAACATTATCGGGACTTTGAGGTCCCTCAGACAGAAGACTACAGGAGATTTCATGTGTGGGCGACCGCTGTGAACAGTCATCCTAGTATTAAGGCTGTTGAGCAGGATAAGGAAAGAGTTCTAGCTTTTTCCAAACCTTACGCTGAAGGAAATGCTAAATCTGAGCTTGCTGATGCTATCCGTAAGAAGACCACCATTCCCTGA